TTTGAGTCTCCTCTTCATGGTGTCCATGCATTTTCAGTAGGAGAGACAGTAGGTAGGACAGTCCAGCACATACACACTGAGACTATGAAACCACGCTGTTGGAACTTTTCTGACTTTGGACAAGTTAAAACAGATATTTATTGCAGCTATTGACTAAACAAACTGTAAACAGAGAGGATTTGTGCTTttcctgtggctgttttctgtctaataaTACACTtaatgttgattcattggtggttgtGGTTGTCACAAGTGTGGTTTGGTACGCAGCTTCTCCCTGCTGGTGAGAGATGGAAATATTAGTACTACAAAGAACACCTTTCAGTCTTATTTTGTCTCTGTCCcgagttttttttcccctgagacTCTGTGACTATGAAGCCACATTGTTGGAACTTGTACAGATGTCAACTTCATTCTAAAATGTAAATCTATGCCTTTTATATTGATTGTAGTTTCACACATATCCAAGTAATCCATGTGGGTACAAATGTTCCCCAGAACAAAACAGATGCTGATGAGTGTAATGTGGACCCATCTGACTACAGTACACATTTCTTCTGTCCATAGGTCCATCTGAGATTAGATCCCGTCCAGAAAACTCAACACTGTTTCTACACAGAGTTGACATAGGGCTCCCACCTTGTATAACACACTTTCAGGTTTAATTTCTAGATGGAGTGGTGGACTGTGTTAAGCGTCAGCAGTTTTGTGTTGTACTCCTGAGCCCATGTATCTATATTTATCCCGGTAGCATGACGGATTCTCATGCAATGCCACCTGAGGGCACAAAAGTCACGCAAAAAAAACCCTCTACGCATGGAGGTTTCCAGAGATTCCATGAATCTTTCATGATAAAATGTACTAATTTCTGAACATGTTTCTTTGAAGCTCTTTTACATGTTTAGGAGTGGGGATTTATGACATCCACAGTTATAAAGACTAAGCCATTGGTGGATGTCCGTTCATGATCCCCTCATCTGTTACTAATTAGCCTGTTGACTGTGGAGTCTGACAGAATAATATGTGACTTAAATATTTAACAAACTTAACTCCCCATGGCCTTTGACAAGTGAGGAAATgcaatgagaaccactaagaaacaagaTTTAGTGTCAAAGAAagagacaaagtgataaaagctgaagcactgttgttgttttctccgctggacacagctctaaatgaaacaaATGGAGCTTGATTTTGAAATTGCAGCCTTTCTCCTACATGGatgagcagtgttgggagtaatgcattacaaaagtaatttagtagtagtagtaaatgaCTTTTTGCCATAACACAGTAGTTTAAGGTATTACTATgcaattttcagtcatattttactccGTACATGTTAAtagtgcttgcattacaacacacgtttcacccataatttaattactcaaatgaaaacaaaagaacagcaagaccatgagaccttaaggaatcaaaaatgtgtcagtAAAGTTCCATTCCCTGTTGGTGTTCAGTCAGTGaatgaagatggcagaagaccgTACATTcaccacatggacgtatgctcattactaaacctaaccctgctttacagaagctagttagcatgatccctgtgatcagcgaTGATAAGGTTAGCTAATGTTTCTGTGACTGGttagaattttttatcaattGTGGATTCATCTACCAGCGTCCTCTGCAccgtgccccctgtttgaacatggaaaatgttgaaaaaaatgcaagtgttcctgctgagATTAGAACATTGTAGACTGTAGTGTTTCTTACTGAGCTAtacatccacatgtacttcaatcaatcagtcaatcaaattttatttatatagtgccaaatcataacaaaacttatctcatgacattttacatatagagttggtcaaaaccaaactctaagccaatttacagaaacccaacagaatcctccaggagcaaacacttgtgactggtgacagtggcgaggaaaaatttccttttaacagcagaaacctggagcagacccagactcctgaaggatggacgtctgccttgaccagttggggttaatgagagagagtaaaggaggagaaaagagagagtgatagaaatagagagagactgggggagaaggggggtggtaggagagacacatggatgcagttgatgcacagataactgaactagaacatctatggaactatagaataaacactatcctaattatatggataagtgagttaTGATGATGAAGGGCGCACCTTGAGGCCTCAATACTTGAGGGCGCAACAAATGTATGAGCCATTTATGAAGAGAGTCTGTAGGAAACTCAAAAGTAATGCAGGaatcatgtaacgcattacatttTTGAGACAGTAaaattgtaaggtaaggaattatttTTAATGAACAATATCAAGTAATCATTAATGGATTAcattttggaagtaacttgcacaacactgcagatgagtttgattatgaggtttatgaaggtctAAAgtcattatgtgatgttattatctttactaAGTTCATTGCTGATCCATGGTTCAGTCTAAACTGTGACAGTATTGACCCTTTAGTtctgatctttagttcagctattgacaacgcAGACCATACAGAAAAtaggtggttttactgtggctgttttcagtctaaaaacagagctataatgtaaactatcagccgaaAATTATAAAAATGGTTTGAGTTTGAAGAAGACCtgctgataccataatacagatgtgtggaaacaatgagcttcataatctgttcagtgactgatacagattgtggatacatagtgttgattcattgtttgttttggtagttttaagtgtgttctagtacatgacttccccctgctgttgagagttgaGAATATTaatactatacagggtggggaagcaaaatttacaatattttgaggcagggattgaaagacagtgtatgaccaattagtttattgaaagtcatgagaatttatttgccacaagaaaactgacatcatagaaaatgtttttattctatgtgtccaccttctttctcaataactgccttcacacgcttcctgaaacttgcgcaagtgttcctccaatatttgggtgacaacttctcccattcttctttaatagtatcttccagactttctcgtaatagttttgctcatagtcattctcttctttacattataaacagtctttatggacactccaactatttttgaaatctcctttggtgtgacgagtgcattcagcaaatcacacactctttgacgtttgctttcctgattactcatatgggcaaaagtttctgaaaaggtatggataatagtgttaggtatgattatgacatcaatatatgtttggtttcaaaacaattgacgtagtgcctgctgagaaaaaaacaactaaatgttcattgtaaattttgcttccccaccctgtaaatataacccctttaagtcTTATTTTGTCTCTGTCTCAactttttttgagtgtgtttcaggCATCAAAATCTTTTACGTTAACACAATGCAATAAAAGTCTTAACTTTTCTGGAACTGGGGTTATTAAATTCAATGTAAGTACTTAATTGATCGAGTGACTAAATGCTGTGGATAATTGTAGTTTATACAGGAGCTGGTGAACCAAACATTTGTGCAGAGATATGGAGTGAGCTTGAAGCCGTGGCAGGTCTCTCTGATCTGGTCCTTCACTGTATCCATCTTCTGCATTGGAGGGCTATTGGGTTCACTGTTGTCTAGTTCACTCCTCTCCAAGCTTGGCAGGTCAATCATGatcaaataacacatttttttcattttagaatGAACTGAACTTTTAGCTGTTGCTGCCTGTTTGATATCAGAcgtctctgtctttcttttcccacagaaaaaaatgcattctTCTGAACAATTTTCTGGTGATAATTGCAGCTGTGTTGATGTTTTTAAGCCAAACAGCCACATCTTTTGAGATGATCATGGTGGGACGATTTCTCTACGGTATCAATTCAGGTAGAAATAAGAGAAAACTCATGATCTTTCTCTCGTTTCTCAGTCTATATCTGTCTCATCACTTTTGCCTCACTATTTAACCTTACAATTGATTTCTTTTCATACCTGTGAGTTACATTTCTAAGTTTTATGTGGGTCATCTGTCAGCCTGTTATTGATCATTATTGACTCTTTTCATAATGTATGAATCTCTTGTCTGCGCCTCCAGGAGTCAATTTCTCAGCTCACCCCATGTTCCTCCTTGAGTGCACTCCAAAGAGGATACGAGGGATGGTGGGTGTGACCATCGCCACCTTCATCTCCTTGGGGAAGTTCTCCGGGCAGCTGCTGGGGATCAGGTGAGGGTGCCAGTGTCACAGATACCGTGGAGTGTCAAATAATGGGTCAGGTGGTGGTTGGTTCAAATGACAACTCAAATGTGGAAACAATTCCTTAACACATCAGCGGTGTTTTCTTTGCAGTGGTTGGtaatgaaaattttatatcagcGTTCAGTGTaattatacagctctggaaaaagttAAGAGGCTACTCCAAATGTCCAGACATGAATCTCATTAAAACCTCTGAAATGTGATCAAGGGGAACATGGATGGACACAGGCCATCAAATGAAACCAAGGTCATTGAGTTTTTACAACAGGAGTGACATTAAACAACTCAGCAACATAAAATACCAGAGGAGAGAACAATAAGACACTGGGATTGAAAATTAGGCTCATTCCACAAGGTCTAATTTTGTCAGTTCAAACATTTCTGTTGtttagtaaaatgtattttcGTATAATTGCAATAATCTGcaaataaatactgtaaatgcCAATAATTTAATGATTATCGAACCATTTCAAGTTGACCTGAAATGTAAGGAACTTGTCTCATTGAACATCTAAAAGGACGTTAAATGACATGGAGGCAGAAACATCTTGCTGTAGATGCTTTACTTAAAagggtcacattttgctaaactcacttttattattctttggttcatttatttgtgtatttggaccctaatagttcaaaaagtttgaatttgaacccttcaggtgctgcaaagttgtctttatattcattctggcaaaaatcgagtggatttctacaacctgttttaattcctgcttcatttgtaATGTCTCTAACTAGTgatgtcacaacatttgtacacataaggtcaagacttccgatgcaCATTTCTCTTagcacgccataattgtttgtcagcagcagcggttgtagtccatactgataatatgtccaaactttgagccaattacctaaaatgttcagttgttggttgaacgggacagagcagcacagccaacaacctggagggggtggggcgcgaagtggctcatttgcatttaaagggccagcgctcaaaatgacctttctggtgtcattactcagaaatagggttgaagatggacctgtggagtttaactaatgatgaattcagacccaagcatagcatttacagtttatgtagaccacagggtaacattttaaaatgcatcattccatttaaaaaaaaaagcaaaatgtcactcctttaatttatttacatattgAACATCATCCCTAAGTTTGTCATTGCATACTTATCTCATATTTCATGTGATATTTATCTATATTTGGTTGCAAACCTGTCTGAATCCTTAACTGTGTTCATTTGGCTCCTGCCTATCTTAACCAGGACACTTGTtttaagatttttgttttttatcttttctggctataataatgataataataataataataataataataataataataataataataataataataataataataataataataataataggaagaAGGAGAATAACAataagaacaacaacaataataaatggtgaaagtAATGGTCTCTTAATTTTCTCTATAAAGCTGTGTATATCTGTTTTTGATGTATTGAATTTTCTCTAAACTGTGAAACCATTATTCAGCAGAAGAGCATCTGTTTTTGGTTCAACCACTCAATTAAAAACCTAAAATATAATTATCTGAATATGACTATAAATCACACTGATTTTCCAGATAGCAGTGACCTGCCTTGCAACCAAATGGTGTGATATTATTACACTTTTAATGGTAGTTACAAACATTGCACGTAGTTACACATACAAGCCTGTATTTTTGCCGTagcttttttattctattgtgaTATTTGTATATGTCTACATCAGTATGGGGCAGGACTTGAACGAGTGTTGGAGTATGTGATGTACTTTTTTAATAAGTGCCCTGTTTTTATGCAGTGTTTTTATGTTTACATTACACTggatataatatgtatatatttatttttctacttggatctttttaaataaatgccCTGTTTTTATACATACTGTCCTGTTTTCAAGTCATGCTGTTCACATGTGCCTTAAATTGTCCCCTGGGGactaataaagttttctgaatctgaatttatCAGAATAGACAGATTCCACCTGACATCTTTTGGGTATTATTTCATTTATAGCCATAAAACTGAACTCATTAAAGTAACACAGTGACATTGCAACAGTGAAATCAATACACTGTTTACAGGTGCTGTATCTGTTAGTTCAACGTCTTAGCCACCTTGCATGTAGCATGATAAGGACagtcttattatttatttaggacAGTGGACAAATTCTAAAAACAAAACCCAATATGCAAGAAACTGATTTGACCTCAAAAGCAGATATTTTGATTTGGAACATTATTGCTCTGTGAAAATGTGCCAGACTGGTGGATTCTTATCCAAAAGCACTGAGGGCACACTtacagttttaattaattttttttttcttttttcctgagatgttttgatttgtttttcatgactttgaACAGGTTATTATTTCACAATAAAGAAAAAGTTctgaaataatctttttaaatcCGACATCTACCATTTTCTAATAATCTCTAATATTAGATTTTCTTTATTCGCATGTTCGTGTCTTGCTTTGCTTTTTGTCTGATGTTGATGCTGATGGTTTTATATTACACCCTGTTGTTTCTGTAAACAGTCTGAGTTTGTGGTCAATTTAAGGCCACATGAATTGAGTTatttttgctctttcagtgaGTTACTTGCTACAGAGACGAGGTGGCCCTGGCTGCTTGGTTTCAATGGTTTTGCTGCGTTACTTCAGCTCCTCACCCTCCCCCTCCTTCCAGAGTCTCCGAGCGTTCTGCTCTTGGACCAAGGAAACCGCCAGGCCTGTGAACAAGGTGTGAGACACCATTTCACTCATAACTATTAAGGTTATCTGCATCTCCTGTGGTGTCGTATCTCCAACCTCATCTGCTGCTTTCTTCTGCTCCCTCAGCTTTAAGGAAGTTATGGGGTGACAAAGACTACAGCGGGGTGGTGGAGGAGATGTTGGAGGAGAAAGCTGCCCTGCAGAGTGTTCGCAGCCACTCAGTGATGGAGCTGTTCAGGAACCAGGGCATTCGCTGGCAGCGCCTCACCCTCATTGTTGTCTTCTGTGCACTGCAGCTCAGTGGCGTCAATGCTGTAAGTCATATGCAACACAATGAAactacatacagtcgcagaaaaaattattagaccatcaaaagtcatcaaaaataatggttatgcaatcaagtactaactcctgtgtgtgtcatgtgactaaaacagacagaaaagaaaacatggtatgcctaaaagcactgcttTTGGCAGTACtatgccataactattgatgtaagaactgaagtgattttggttattatcgagaaaaccatggaaaatggctagatatcagttctgaaattaaacttttatgagctatttttgttgttatcataatattagtccaaacaaatgtacctttagttgtaccaggcattaaaatgaacaaggaattaaagaaaacaagggtggtctaataattttttccacaactgtaggtgTAAACTTGAGGTGAGATTGACAGGATTCATCCCAGTCAATAGGTGTGTTTAGCCCTGACTATGAAATCCTGAAACAAGCTGAAGCTCTCTTCATTTGCTAAAATATTCTAATGCTCATCTAGGAATATAAACTTTACAACCTAATGTTTTTGTTCTCAGGGTTCATTTAGAGGCTTCAAAAATGTCTCTTCGACTGACTTGATCAATATTTTAATTAGTTATAGTCaaaatgtgttgtatttttgttttagcTTCTAAATTCCTTAAAATCATGTGACATGTTGTGCTCATAGTTTTGAACATGAGCAGAAATCATGCAGGAATGATCATAAATGAATTAAGATGAGTTAATGTATCATTAGTGTGAAAGGGTGACACATACATGTTTGACtttatcaaataataataatataataagacACAAAAATAAGACTATATGATGCCTACAGACTCAgcagagataaaataaaattagaacaGTTGCCATCATTTGCAGGGGAATGAACATGCAAGTAGTGCAGAATGTCTGAGACCCTTAATGTTGTCTGAATGGCATACTTTTATTTACATAAACAAAGATATTTCCATCATAAACAGATGCAAAAAGGCACAAAATGAGCATAAAAATTCACTAAAATGCATGACATGAAGTGTTGGACACAAAATGTCCCACAGGATGAAATGCAGTCACCAACATAATGTGCAAATGAAAGTTACGCCCATTTGTCTGTAGCACATAATAAGTAAAATGTTAACTGCACTTTAGAATTCAGTGCTTCCCTTTGCATAAgacatttaaccttttatagAAATGTTATGTGCAGAATCAATCATTTGTCCATCAGGGCTGTGAGTTCCAGTCATTACAGGCCTATTAGACGTTGTTACTAGACAGAGCTGAATAAGACCATCTAATACATTTTGTATAGATTTGGccatgttaaataaataataatatataaataacaataatgtaGATTAATAATAACTTCAGTTATGTAGTGCTTTTAAAGACAGAATGCTTGACATATAAAGCAAAAGTTAAGATCAAGTtaaaacaagaagaacaagaaaagcactcggagagcgcagacctctgccaagacagatccccccaccaccaccaccaccaccaaaatttaataatttcttccttgtgccagtatcaacatttcctgaaaatttcatgaaaatccgtctataagtttttgagttatcttgctaacaaacaaacaaacaaacaaacacgcacgcacgcaaacacacaaagcaaagtgatcacaataatgCACCTTTTTACTGTAATGCAAATATCAGTGCTTCTTTTGTCATCATGTGCTTGTAGTAGGATTCTTTGGAGCATGCATTCCAGAATACTAGGTCTTAAGAGAGTTTATTTGGATCCCAGGTTAGTTTAAATTTCGAGCATTTTAGGATTGTTCAATAAGCAGGTTTCGGGTAAAGCTGAATGTCACTATTATTGAGGATATTTGGACTTATTACATTGTAGAATGAAAGGCTTGTTCAGGTCATTTTAAgagaaaatagagagaaaataaaGTATGCATAAAATGAAGCTGTTATTTTTAAATGCACAGTATATTTCTCTTTCTTGCAAAAATGGAATGAAAAATGGTTAGAAACATGTACATGTTTCCATCACAGTTTCCATGATTCATAGAAAAGGATTATTGGAgtctttttcaaccttggggtcgggaccccacatggggtcccctggaattcaaatgggtcaccagaaatttctagtattgattaaaaaaaatggctactaataaaaaaaaatatatggtgagttgacagagacaaccacaatacataaaagacatgacaaactgtgaagttgaaactgaagcactgtggtactgtttatctttcaaatgttcattgtgtcagccttgtaaatccaagctggactgactgtacatatcctgacccaggaaaatcaaattctcactttgtgcagtaatctacacctggcttttctgcctccgtccttaataatatatattatatagcctgaatgtcgtctaaaattaacatttatttgcaacatagtatggcaaactattacatgatcaaaaattttagcaaaaaacatttctccgttttgaatgtctggggtcaccagaaatttgttttgttaaaatgaggtcatgacccaaaaaaggttgggaaccactggactattgCAACCTGGGTTGAGATGGTTTATCactcttcttggtagttcttcttggttcaactggactggttcagcTCTTTTTGAAAAAGCTCATAGTGCCCATAGCTTTGAAAAAGAGCAAACCTGTCcagctgaaccgagaagaactactaagaagaatgatgacctggacagatgagaacctacacagacatggtTTATCATtcattctgtcagtaaaacaaacACATATCCTCCTGAAGAAAAGGGTAAAGATCTCCAAAAGGAAAAAATatccagagaaaaaaaacattatatggATCAATCATTACATAACAAAAAAGAACAGTGAACTAAAGTAAAATTTTCTCTGAAGACCTTGTGAAAAATACACAACATTTCAATTTATAGGTAAGCCTCTGCCAATTCCACATCCCATTCTTTGTCTCCTTCAACTCAAATCTCCCTATTCAACTTCAGACTAAGACTGTGAACATAAAActtgtataaatcatgtatttctaaTGTGAcctgtgtatttctacttgtaaaCCCTTGTCTCCAGGTGTACTTTTATTCTTTTGAAGTGTTTCGTGCAGCCGGAATCCACGAGAGCCAGCTGCGTTACGCTGCTCTGGGTACCGGACTCTGTGAGCTGTGCACCTCTGTAACCTGTGTATGTAACGTTTCAATTATATCCCATCATGCTTTGTGTTTTACATGCTTGTTACTATCAGTAGGCTCTTGGTTTAACAGCCTTTAAGCACATTTACATGGATTTTTTTGCCCCAGGCCTTTAGGAAAACCTGCCAAAAAACCTTTCAAAGCTCCCacaatagtattaaaatatttcttCAATACAGTCCATGTGTGATTCTGGGTTTATCGTGTAGTTATAGCTCCTCCGTGTGGCAGATTGGTTATGTGCAACCAAGACTTTGCTGGTTACATTTGAGATTCGAGGTTCATTTTATGGTCCATGATGAAGGACATGTGGCCTCCCTTACAGGCTGCATCCACACAAAACACATAACATACATAAAAGATAACTATAAAGAACAT
This region of Sphaeramia orbicularis chromosome 12, fSphaOr1.1, whole genome shotgun sequence genomic DNA includes:
- the slc2a11l gene encoding solute carrier family 2 member 11, like; this encodes MPQYLSLLLECPRVIAAIFICGIGGTFQYGFCVSVMTSPSAFIQELVNQTFVQRYGVSLKPWQVSLIWSFTVSIFCIGGLLGSLLSSSLLSKLGRKKCILLNNFLVIIAAVLMFLSQTATSFEMIMVGRFLYGINSGVNFSAHPMFLLECTPKRIRGMVGVTIATFISLGKFSGQLLGISELLATETRWPWLLGFNGFAALLQLLTLPLLPESPSVLLLDQGNRQACEQALRKLWGDKDYSGVVEEMLEEKAALQSVRSHSVMELFRNQGIRWQRLTLIVVFCALQLSGVNAVYFYSFEVFRAAGIHESQLRYAALGTGLCELCTSVTCFMIIENTGKKVLLFRGYMGMSITLVLLTITLYLQTFVSWMPYCSMVLIFIFIICFAGGPAGVSSTLPGEIFTQSFKSAAFAIASIINWLGLFILGMVFPILVENMDYFCFLIFLFFCATCGLYVKFNLPETKNLTALQIAVEFQKMHSKSEASKRDKSSEQQNNSLICKMKMHQAMATTEALQPFDITTSGSGRREEFEQQKQKNTHVSASFKITSGHFNVKGHSDD